The Caldalkalibacillus thermarum genome window below encodes:
- the hslV gene encoding ATP-dependent protease subunit HslV, with product MGSDLHATTIFAIHHHGEGAMTGDGQVTFANAMVMKHSARKVRRLYKGQVVAGFAGSVADAMTLFEMFEGKLEEFNGNLQRAAVELAKAWRQDKFLRRLEAMMIVMDKDSLLLISGNGEVIEPDDGMLAIGSGGAYALAAGKALKRHASHLTAKDIAETALKIAGEICVYTNQNLVTEVVK from the coding sequence TTGGGTTCAGACTTGCACGCCACAACCATATTTGCCATACACCATCATGGAGAAGGTGCCATGACAGGTGATGGACAAGTTACTTTCGCTAATGCCATGGTCATGAAACACTCGGCCCGCAAGGTGAGGCGGTTATATAAAGGGCAAGTGGTAGCCGGGTTTGCCGGTTCAGTTGCAGATGCAATGACCTTGTTCGAAATGTTTGAAGGAAAGTTAGAAGAGTTTAATGGAAACTTGCAGCGGGCTGCAGTTGAACTGGCTAAGGCCTGGCGGCAAGATAAATTTTTGCGCCGCCTGGAAGCGATGATGATTGTCATGGATAAGGACAGTTTATTACTTATTTCCGGTAATGGAGAAGTGATCGAGCCCGACGATGGCATGTTGGCTATTGGATCAGGCGGTGCTTATGCATTGGCTGCTGGAAAAGCCTTGAAAAGGCATGCCTCCCATTTAACTGCCAAAGATATCGCTGAAACAGCGTTAAAAATTGCTGGAGAGATATGTGTTTATACAAACCAAAACCTGGTAACTGAAGTG